The Mesorhizobium sp. B2-8-5 genome segment TGACAACCTACATCGTGCTTATCAACTGGACCGAGCTGGGCGCCAAGAATGTGCGGGAGTCGCCAAAGCGGCTCGATGCCGCCAAGAAGCTGCTGGGAGAAATGGGCGGATCGTTCAAGTCGTTCTATCTGACCATGGGCGAATGCGACATGGTCGCCATCGTCGAAGCCCCGGACGATGCGGTGCTCGCCCGCTTCGCGCTGCTGTTGTCGTCGGGCGGCAATGTCAAAACGCGGACGATGAAGGCGTTCCCGGAATTCGCCTATCGCGAAATCATCAGCTCGCTCGGGTAAGGCGACTTAGAGCGGTTCACCGTTTCACGGAAACGGTGAACCGCACTAAGTCTTTGTTTTGTTGCAATTTCCAGGCGGAAAACCGCCCACACTTTTCCTGGAATTGCCCTAGGGATCGGCGCGGCTGTTGCGCAGCCGCGCCGCATTCCCGATAGTCGCGCCATGCCCAAGCCGCTGCTCACCGTCTGGTACAACACACGCTGTCCGGTGTGCGACGCCGGCATCAACCACCAGAAGCGGCGGCTCGCGGAAGCGGTCAAGGCCGGCCGCGTCGAATTCCGCGACATCAATTTCGAACCCGAGGCGCTCTCCGCCTTCGGCGCCTCGCTGGAGGATATCCGCCGGCGCCTGCACGCGACCGACGCCAGCGGGCGGCTGCTGGTTGGCGCCGACGTGGCGATCGCGGTCTGGCGGATCACGCCGGGCGGGGAATGGCTGGCGAGCTTGTTCGGCAACCCCATCGCCCTGCCGTTGACGCGCT includes the following:
- a CDS encoding GYD domain-containing protein, with protein sequence MTTYIVLINWTELGAKNVRESPKRLDAAKKLLGEMGGSFKSFYLTMGECDMVAIVEAPDDAVLARFALLLSSGGNVKTRTMKAFPEFAYREIISSLG
- a CDS encoding thiol-disulfide oxidoreductase DCC family protein — encoded protein: MPKPLLTVWYNTRCPVCDAGINHQKRRLAEAVKAGRVEFRDINFEPEALSAFGASLEDIRRRLHATDASGRLLVGADVAIAVWRITPGGEWLASLFGNPIALPLTRFAYDRFADVLYAWNRRKGHW